The proteins below are encoded in one region of Pontibacter deserti:
- a CDS encoding TonB-dependent receptor domain-containing protein has protein sequence MKKLLLPLLLLMFTNLSAQQASIKGLLLDNEKKPVGYANVLLLRSADSSLVKGMLSEESGAFLFEGLPAGKYKVAASMVGYAKAMSKEITLTESSGAVQLENLVLQQNSTNLKEVVVEGQRPLIEQHMDKTVMNVENSITAAGNTALEVLEKAPGVTVDQNDNISMRGRGNVIVMIDGKQVPMSGSELANVLRGMSASSVDKIELITNPSSKYDAAGNSGIIDIKLKRDKSLGTNGTLSSSFGYGEKFKTNQSLQLNHRSKKFNVFGNYNFVNRDDFTNLNINRTFYDEQKNFTGNYDQRNRFDFNFNTHNVRVGADYYVTPKTIVGVVASGYLTDIDRTNYNRAAGLNSQGEIDSTFITSAIAGHDRSNQGINFNFKHTIDSTGRELSGDLDYIAYQNSDEQDFTTKTYLPSGELKKAPELLYGTLDGKLTIQSAKLDYTQPLKSINGKLDAGFKSSLVSADNNLEFYDRSNGGNVFETDKSNHFLYDENINAAYLNTSKKWEKMSLQVGLRLENTISKGEQLADVVDEDEREFDRNYTQLFPSAFLGYTLSKKHDFGLSLSRRINRPSYNQLNPFKNYLDPSTYSSGNPYLKPETSYSFEFTHTFDQRIVTKLSYSHTSDVMVQVLQPEVPGSKIVEQTFENLAQNDYYAMSVTLPFSVGNWFNSVNNGTLYYSLYRGDLANTNLHNGQPSFNINSNNTINLSKGWSAELIGVFRGAEAYGFMDVDPIWFMSAGVQKQFWDKKASLKLNVSDIFFTNKTYGYTATSDYSENFYQKRDSRVATLSFNYRFGKSQAAPARRRTGGAEEEKNRAGS, from the coding sequence ATGAAAAAATTATTACTACCACTTTTGCTGCTGATGTTCACGAACCTGAGCGCGCAGCAAGCAAGTATAAAAGGTTTATTACTCGATAATGAAAAGAAACCTGTAGGTTATGCCAATGTGCTCCTGCTCCGCTCAGCAGATTCGTCGCTGGTTAAAGGCATGTTATCGGAAGAGTCGGGCGCTTTCCTTTTTGAAGGCCTGCCTGCCGGCAAGTATAAAGTAGCTGCTAGCATGGTTGGTTATGCCAAAGCTATGAGTAAAGAAATAACGCTTACAGAAAGCTCCGGTGCTGTGCAACTGGAAAACCTGGTACTGCAACAAAACAGCACCAACCTGAAAGAAGTGGTAGTGGAAGGTCAGCGGCCGCTGATTGAGCAACACATGGATAAAACAGTAATGAATGTGGAGAACAGCATTACAGCTGCAGGCAACACGGCACTGGAGGTATTAGAAAAAGCACCTGGCGTTACCGTTGACCAGAACGACAACATCAGCATGCGTGGACGCGGAAACGTGATCGTGATGATAGACGGCAAACAGGTACCGATGTCTGGCAGTGAGCTGGCAAATGTATTGCGTGGTATGTCGGCAAGCTCTGTAGATAAGATCGAACTGATCACGAACCCTTCCTCAAAGTATGATGCAGCAGGCAATTCCGGAATCATAGATATTAAACTAAAGCGCGATAAAAGCCTGGGCACCAACGGAACATTATCCTCATCGTTTGGCTACGGAGAGAAGTTTAAAACTAACCAAAGCTTACAGCTGAACCACCGCAGCAAAAAGTTTAACGTGTTTGGTAACTATAATTTTGTAAACCGTGATGACTTCACAAACCTGAACATCAACCGTACTTTTTATGATGAACAAAAGAACTTTACCGGCAATTACGACCAGCGCAACAGGTTCGACTTTAATTTTAACACCCACAATGTACGTGTAGGTGCCGACTATTATGTAACTCCTAAAACTATAGTTGGCGTTGTTGCCAGCGGCTACCTGACAGACATTGACAGAACTAATTACAACCGGGCTGCTGGTCTTAACAGCCAGGGAGAAATTGATTCAACTTTTATTACAAGTGCCATTGCCGGCCACGATCGCAGCAACCAGGGCATCAACTTTAACTTTAAGCATACCATAGACAGCACCGGCCGCGAATTAAGCGGAGACTTAGACTACATTGCCTATCAGAATTCAGATGAGCAGGACTTTACAACAAAAACCTACTTACCATCAGGAGAATTAAAAAAGGCCCCTGAATTATTGTATGGCACACTGGATGGTAAACTAACCATACAATCAGCAAAATTGGATTACACACAGCCACTAAAAAGTATAAACGGAAAGCTGGATGCAGGCTTTAAAAGCAGCCTGGTAAGTGCGGACAATAACCTGGAGTTTTATGACAGAAGTAACGGTGGCAACGTTTTCGAGACAGACAAGAGTAACCACTTTTTGTATGATGAAAACATAAATGCAGCTTACCTGAATACTTCTAAAAAATGGGAGAAAATGAGCCTGCAAGTAGGCTTGCGTTTAGAGAATACCATTTCAAAAGGTGAACAGTTAGCTGATGTTGTTGATGAGGATGAGCGTGAATTTGACCGTAACTATACACAGCTTTTCCCGAGTGCATTTTTGGGTTATACCCTGAGCAAAAAACATGATTTTGGCTTATCATTAAGCCGCAGAATAAACAGGCCATCTTATAACCAGCTGAACCCATTTAAGAACTACCTGGACCCAAGTACTTATTCATCGGGTAACCCATACCTGAAACCTGAGACCTCGTACTCTTTTGAATTTACTCATACTTTTGATCAGCGTATCGTTACAAAATTAAGCTATAGCCATACGTCAGATGTAATGGTGCAGGTGTTACAGCCGGAAGTGCCAGGTAGTAAAATTGTAGAGCAGACTTTTGAGAACCTTGCTCAAAATGACTACTATGCTATGTCGGTAACATTACCATTTTCAGTTGGCAATTGGTTTAACAGTGTAAACAATGGTACACTATACTATAGCTTGTATCGTGGCGACTTGGCAAACACCAATCTGCACAATGGTCAGCCATCTTTTAATATCAACTCCAACAATACTATAAATCTTTCAAAAGGCTGGTCAGCAGAGTTAATCGGAGTATTCCGTGGAGCCGAAGCGTACGGTTTCATGGATGTTGATCCGATTTGGTTTATGTCGGCAGGTGTGCAGAAGCAATTCTGGGATAAAAAGGCCAGCCTGAAACTTAACGTCAGCGACATCTTCTTTACCAACAAAACATACGGCTATACTGCCACCAGCGATTATTCAGAGAACTTTTATCAGAAACGAGATTCGCGTGTAGCAACCCTGAGCTTTAACTACCGCTTTGGTAAATCTCAGGCAGCACCTGCCCGCCGCCGCACTGGTGGTGCCGAAGAAGAAAAGAACAGAGCGGGCAGTTAA
- a CDS encoding protein adenylyltransferase SelO — MKSLRSKNYKKEFVNTFPGDDSGNLQPRQTPGVLYSKAIPTPVEKVTLLAWSHELANELGIQEPTEQQEVDILGGNYVADTMYPYAACYAGHQFGNWAGQLGDGRAITLGEWETATGKTVELQLKGAGPTAYSRRADGRAVLRSSVREYLMSEAMHYLGVPTTRALSLVATGEPVLRDMFYNGNAAYEPGAIVMRVAPSFLRFGNFEMLNARKDTENLKQLVNWTIDRHYPHIQGEDRVLTWFTEVVERTASLMVEWQRVGFVHGVMNTDNMSILGLTIDYGPYSFVDDFDPDFTPNTTDLPGRRYAFGKQPSIGYWNLGCLAAALLPLAEKDKLIAALDTYKDVYWRKYYQMMGNKLGLDKVTNEDTELITQFEQTLAAVKPDMTMFFQMLTDLPLFVQSTQEVEDHFKDSLYNDLTQEESAQLFSLITNYLERLNKNTITRQASQELMRKTSPRFILRNYLLHQAIEELEKGENQLFLKLQEAMKEPYSDKFDEFFQTRPEWASQKAGCSMLSCSS, encoded by the coding sequence ATGAAGAGCCTACGCTCAAAAAACTATAAAAAAGAATTTGTAAACACCTTTCCAGGCGATGACAGCGGCAATTTACAGCCCCGCCAGACACCGGGTGTCTTATATAGCAAAGCAATACCAACCCCGGTTGAGAAAGTAACTTTGCTTGCCTGGTCTCATGAACTGGCTAATGAACTGGGAATTCAGGAACCGACTGAACAACAGGAAGTTGATATTCTGGGCGGTAATTATGTGGCTGATACGATGTACCCTTATGCAGCCTGCTATGCAGGTCACCAGTTCGGTAACTGGGCTGGTCAGCTGGGTGATGGCCGTGCGATTACTTTAGGAGAATGGGAAACTGCTACCGGTAAAACGGTAGAACTGCAACTGAAAGGTGCCGGTCCAACGGCTTATTCACGCAGAGCAGACGGCCGTGCGGTGTTGCGTTCTTCGGTGCGCGAATACCTGATGAGCGAAGCCATGCATTACCTAGGCGTGCCAACTACGCGTGCCTTAAGTTTGGTTGCTACCGGTGAGCCCGTTTTGCGCGACATGTTCTACAACGGAAATGCTGCCTATGAACCAGGAGCTATCGTAATGCGGGTTGCACCTAGCTTCTTACGCTTTGGTAACTTCGAAATGCTGAATGCGCGCAAAGATACAGAGAACCTGAAACAGCTTGTTAACTGGACCATTGACCGTCATTACCCGCATATACAGGGCGAAGATAGAGTACTTACTTGGTTTACTGAAGTAGTGGAACGCACAGCCAGCCTGATGGTAGAGTGGCAGCGTGTAGGCTTTGTGCATGGCGTAATGAATACCGATAACATGTCTATACTTGGCTTAACAATAGACTATGGCCCCTACTCTTTTGTAGACGACTTTGATCCTGACTTTACCCCTAACACCACTGACCTGCCCGGCAGACGGTACGCCTTCGGAAAACAACCATCCATAGGATACTGGAACCTAGGTTGCCTTGCAGCTGCATTACTGCCGTTAGCCGAGAAAGATAAACTTATCGCGGCGCTCGATACTTACAAGGACGTTTACTGGCGTAAATATTACCAAATGATGGGCAATAAGCTGGGGCTTGACAAAGTAACGAACGAAGACACTGAGCTGATCACGCAGTTTGAGCAAACCTTAGCTGCTGTTAAACCAGACATGACCATGTTCTTCCAGATGCTCACCGACCTCCCGTTATTTGTACAGAGTACTCAGGAAGTTGAGGATCATTTTAAAGACAGTTTATATAACGACCTGACACAGGAAGAAAGCGCGCAGTTGTTTTCGCTGATTACGAATTACCTGGAGAGACTGAACAAGAATACGATCACGAGACAAGCATCGCAGGAGCTGATGCGTAAAACCAGTCCACGATTTATACTTCGCAACTACCTGCTGCACCAGGCCATAGAAGAACTGGAGAAAGGTGAAAACCAGCTGTTCCTGAAGCTACAGGAAGCCATGAAAGAACCTTACTCAGATAAGTTTGATGAGTTCTTCCAGACTCGTCCGGAGTGGGCAAGCCAGAAAGCAGGCTGCTCTATGCTCTCGTGTAGTTCCTAA
- a CDS encoding Ig-like domain-containing protein gives MKRYFTIIRLHLSMIGFLMLWGCDKTSDDVIPISFQEFKLYPDDIFIVNSNSDWITRLDPLSNDSVKTEVTVTYTQPLHGDLFPEFDGPGTMGYKPDPDFIGIDSLEYTVCGGEICTTEKIRLIVEKPNDPTTCQTVLVGETLETTVNTSKQLRIFENDIVCYNDTYGGTTIYSPEKGTFETIDYSGSYKNTIYVYYPPKDYVGEDSFRYRVYTSRDRSTYQEAIVRVTIK, from the coding sequence ATGAAAAGATATTTTACTATAATCAGATTACATCTATCGATGATCGGCTTCCTAATGTTGTGGGGCTGCGATAAAACTTCGGATGATGTTATCCCGATTTCTTTCCAGGAGTTTAAACTGTACCCGGATGATATCTTTATTGTAAACAGCAATTCGGATTGGATCACCAGGCTGGACCCGCTCTCTAATGATAGTGTAAAGACGGAAGTAACGGTAACCTATACGCAGCCGCTGCACGGAGACCTGTTTCCGGAATTTGACGGGCCAGGCACAATGGGGTATAAGCCAGATCCTGACTTTATTGGCATCGACAGCCTGGAATATACCGTTTGCGGTGGCGAGATATGTACAACAGAAAAGATCAGGCTAATTGTTGAAAAGCCCAATGACCCAACTACCTGCCAGACAGTTTTAGTAGGAGAGACGCTGGAAACAACTGTGAATACATCCAAGCAATTAAGGATATTCGAGAACGACATTGTTTGCTACAACGATACGTACGGCGGTACCACCATTTATAGTCCGGAGAAAGGAACCTTTGAAACCATAGATTATTCCGGTAGCTACAAAAACACGATCTATGTGTATTACCCGCCTAAGGATTATGTAGGAGAAGACTCTTTCCGGTACCGGGTTTATACCAGCCGCGACCGCTCAACTTATCAGGAAGCTATTGTAAGGGTTACTATTAAATAA
- a CDS encoding RNA polymerase sigma factor has translation MYSEEEIIAGCIKEKASFQEKLYQLYSRRMMAVCMRYTKSRFEAEDIFHEAFVKVFKNISTYNGGSFEGWMRRIFVNTAINHYHKNHRYQVQTDYSTVEEIIPTEEDIISSISGQELMTLISQLPEGYNLIFNLYVVEGYNHREIAEMLNIAEGTSKSQLAKAKSYLKKMLLKLSISENAD, from the coding sequence GTGTACTCGGAGGAAGAGATCATAGCAGGCTGTATAAAGGAGAAAGCATCTTTCCAGGAAAAGCTGTACCAGCTTTACTCCAGGCGGATGATGGCTGTTTGTATGCGGTATACAAAATCGAGGTTCGAGGCCGAAGATATCTTTCATGAAGCCTTTGTAAAGGTATTTAAGAATATCAGTACGTATAATGGCGGCTCTTTTGAAGGATGGATGCGTCGGATTTTTGTGAATACTGCTATTAACCATTACCATAAAAACCACCGCTACCAGGTACAAACCGACTATAGTACCGTGGAAGAGATCATACCGACTGAAGAAGATATTATCAGTAGTATCTCGGGGCAGGAATTAATGACATTGATTAGCCAACTGCCCGAAGGATATAACCTGATTTTTAACCTGTATGTGGTGGAGGGCTATAACCACCGTGAGATTGCCGAAATGCTGAACATTGCTGAAGGCACATCTAAATCGCAGCTGGCGAAAGCTAAAAGCTATTTAAAGAAAATGCTCCTAAAACTCTCAATTTCAGAAAATGCTGACTGA
- a CDS encoding DoxX family protein produces MDGFLGRYSPHLYAILRIVAGLMFAMHGSQKLFGWPGDGNTVELASLYGLAGIIELVGGLMIAFGFLTDWAAFICSGEMAVAFFMAHFPQGPIPLLNQGELAVLYCFLFLYMAARGSGIWSVDSLWRRRPVTTTGHRFA; encoded by the coding sequence ATGGACGGATTTTTAGGAAGATACAGCCCGCATTTATATGCCATATTGCGTATTGTGGCAGGACTTATGTTTGCCATGCACGGTTCTCAGAAGTTGTTTGGCTGGCCGGGCGATGGTAATACTGTAGAACTTGCGTCGCTTTACGGTCTGGCAGGTATTATCGAATTGGTAGGTGGCCTGATGATCGCTTTCGGATTTCTTACCGATTGGGCAGCATTTATTTGCAGTGGTGAAATGGCTGTCGCTTTCTTTATGGCCCATTTCCCTCAGGGGCCAATCCCGCTCCTAAACCAGGGCGAGCTTGCCGTGTTGTACTGCTTTCTTTTTCTATATATGGCTGCCCGAGGTTCCGGTATCTGGAGTGTAGATTCCTTGTGGCGCAGAAGGCCGGTTACAACAACTGGTCACCGATTTGCTTAG
- a CDS encoding aldo/keto reductase gives MAETTSFKKTFTIGNDLEVNRMGFGAMRITGEGIWGPPKDRDEAIRVLQRTVELGINFIDTADSYGPNVSEELIAEALYPYPKDLVIATKGGLTRTGPNVWPINAHPDYLQRALEGSLKRLKQDRIDLYQLHRVDPEVPYEQTLEFLQRVQEEGLVKHIGLSEVTIEQIQKAQEYFEVVSVQNKYSVDFRKWEEELDFCREQNIAFIPWNPINAGNVGALDTLQQVAQKYEATAHQIALSWLLHHASNILLIPGTSKVKHLEENYKAADIALSEEDIQTLNTIKQSEK, from the coding sequence ATGGCAGAAACAACTTCGTTCAAGAAAACATTTACAATTGGTAACGACCTGGAAGTAAACCGTATGGGCTTTGGGGCTATGCGCATAACCGGCGAAGGCATCTGGGGGCCACCTAAAGACAGGGATGAAGCGATCAGGGTATTGCAAAGAACAGTCGAGCTAGGTATTAATTTCATCGATACGGCCGATAGCTATGGCCCCAATGTATCGGAAGAGCTTATTGCAGAAGCATTGTACCCTTACCCAAAAGATTTAGTCATTGCTACTAAAGGAGGCCTGACCAGAACTGGTCCTAACGTATGGCCTATTAATGCGCATCCGGATTATCTGCAGAGGGCATTGGAGGGCAGCCTTAAACGTTTAAAGCAAGACAGGATTGATCTGTACCAGTTGCACCGCGTAGATCCGGAAGTACCGTACGAACAAACCCTGGAGTTTCTGCAACGGGTACAGGAAGAAGGCTTGGTTAAGCACATAGGTTTGTCTGAAGTAACGATAGAGCAGATACAAAAAGCGCAGGAATATTTTGAAGTGGTTTCGGTGCAGAATAAGTATAGCGTAGACTTCAGAAAGTGGGAGGAAGAACTGGATTTTTGCCGAGAACAGAACATCGCTTTTATACCATGGAACCCGATTAATGCTGGTAATGTGGGTGCCCTGGATACATTACAGCAGGTAGCTCAGAAGTATGAGGCCACTGCCCACCAGATAGCCCTGAGCTGGCTGTTGCACCATGCCTCTAACATCCTGCTCATACCTGGTACATCAAAAGTGAAACACTTGGAAGAGAATTACAAAGCTGCAGATATTGCCTTATCAGAAGAAGACATCCAGACGTTGAATACTATTAAGCAATCAGAGAAATAA
- a CDS encoding protein-tyrosine phosphatase family protein has protein sequence MSKFKLLMIWCLVLGMLTSCSKDEEGATPNTAEDYWPTTAGSTWNYGGMSPYTARVTGNTKDFEGKTYREFETQQGNTINKSYLLKDKDGVYKAIGFMPNTGEVEITFLKPESAVGKPWVQSFTMNGVLTTITMSIEQKDITKTVENKIYDNVVNVKAVYTYSYMGQDLGIEFVVNYYFAKGIGLILTDLGEEGSIPLLSYDIK, from the coding sequence ATGAGCAAATTTAAACTATTAATGATCTGGTGCCTGGTTCTAGGCATGCTGACTTCCTGTAGCAAAGATGAAGAAGGTGCTACCCCAAACACGGCAGAAGATTACTGGCCTACCACAGCAGGCTCTACTTGGAACTATGGCGGAATGTCGCCTTATACAGCGCGGGTAACAGGTAACACAAAAGACTTTGAGGGCAAAACCTATCGTGAGTTCGAAACTCAACAAGGGAATACAATAAACAAATCTTATCTGTTAAAAGATAAAGATGGTGTTTACAAAGCTATAGGCTTTATGCCTAACACTGGTGAAGTTGAGATCACATTTCTTAAACCAGAGAGTGCTGTGGGTAAGCCATGGGTACAATCGTTTACTATGAATGGTGTGCTTACAACCATCACCATGTCAATAGAGCAGAAAGACATAACTAAAACGGTTGAGAATAAAATATATGATAATGTCGTAAACGTAAAAGCAGTTTATACTTACTCCTATATGGGCCAGGATCTGGGAATAGAGTTTGTGGTAAACTATTACTTTGCAAAGGGAATTGGGCTTATACTTACCGACTTGGGTGAAGAAGGTTCTATACCATTGCTTTCTTACGATATAAAATAA
- a CDS encoding SDR family oxidoreductase, whose product MKVLVIGGTGTVGSQAVKELLARDVHVRVLTRSAEKAETLPPGVEPVVGDILDPKTVRSVFNDIEGVFMVNPVSTTETSEGLFAVNGARMAHVKRFVYMSVHDYEKAVYLPHFGAKLPIEEAIKASGMEYTLLRPNNFYQNDYWYKDAMLKYGIYPQPIGNTGISRVDVRDIAEAAVIALTTSGHEGETYNLVGPEVQTGQHTAEVWSKALGTTIKYGGDDMDAWEQQSLQYLPSWMVFDFRLMYEFFQNYGLKATSEDIERLTKVLGHAPRRFEDFAIETAQKWVVMA is encoded by the coding sequence ATGAAAGTCCTTGTAATAGGTGGAACAGGAACAGTAGGATCTCAGGCTGTTAAAGAGCTGCTGGCTCGTGATGTGCATGTAAGGGTGCTAACCCGTAGTGCTGAAAAAGCGGAGACCTTACCACCAGGTGTTGAGCCGGTTGTTGGTGACATTCTTGATCCCAAAACGGTGCGATCTGTATTTAATGACATAGAGGGTGTTTTTATGGTTAACCCGGTCAGTACCACTGAAACAAGTGAGGGGCTGTTTGCGGTTAACGGTGCCCGAATGGCTCACGTGAAGCGTTTTGTTTATATGTCGGTGCATGATTATGAAAAAGCGGTGTACCTGCCGCACTTTGGCGCCAAGCTTCCGATAGAAGAAGCCATTAAAGCATCAGGCATGGAGTATACACTGCTGCGTCCAAACAACTTCTATCAGAATGATTACTGGTACAAAGATGCTATGCTGAAGTATGGCATTTACCCGCAGCCCATCGGCAATACCGGTATCTCTCGTGTAGATGTCCGTGATATAGCAGAAGCAGCCGTGATAGCCCTGACCACCAGTGGCCATGAAGGAGAAACATATAACCTGGTGGGGCCTGAAGTACAGACGGGTCAGCATACAGCCGAAGTATGGAGTAAAGCCCTAGGTACAACTATAAAATATGGAGGCGATGACATGGATGCCTGGGAGCAGCAGTCTTTGCAATATTTGCCATCCTGGATGGTGTTTGACTTCCGGTTGATGTATGAATTCTTCCAGAATTATGGCTTAAAAGCTACGTCTGAAGATATAGAACGGCTTACTAAAGTTCTAGGCCATGCCCCACGGCGATTTGAAGACTTTGCTATTGAAACCGCTCAAAAATGGGTGGTAATGGCCTGA
- a CDS encoding zinc-dependent alcohol dehydrogenase, producing the protein MLAMNYRGPKRVRIDHKPMPEILHPEDAIVRVTRSCICGSDLHLYNGNVPDTRVGMTFGHEFTGEVVEIGSEVTKLKVGDNVLVPFNISCGRCAFCKQELYGNCHESNPQATAVGGIFGYSHTAGGYNGGQAEYVRVPYANVGPTIIPEGMDLDDAVLLTDVVPTGYQAAEMGGIQPGDTVMVFGAGPVGIMAAKCSWLFGAGRVIIIDEIDYRLEFARNYAQCEAYNYKEIGDLAVFAKKTTDSLGADVCIDAVGAEATGNAMQTITGRKLLLQAGSATALHWAINCVKKGGIVSIVGVYGPTDNLVPIGNVVNKGITIRANQASVKRLLPRLIDHVMNGVINPKELITHRIPLEEVADGYRLFSAKLDNCIKPVLIPPSARI; encoded by the coding sequence ATGCTGGCAATGAATTACCGGGGCCCGAAACGGGTCCGTATCGACCACAAGCCCATGCCTGAGATACTGCACCCCGAGGATGCTATCGTTCGGGTTACACGTTCCTGCATCTGCGGTTCTGATCTGCATCTTTATAATGGCAACGTTCCTGATACACGCGTGGGCATGACCTTCGGGCATGAGTTTACCGGTGAAGTAGTTGAGATCGGCTCTGAGGTTACTAAACTGAAAGTAGGCGATAATGTGTTGGTGCCATTCAACATTTCCTGCGGGCGTTGCGCCTTCTGTAAGCAGGAATTATATGGCAACTGTCATGAATCTAACCCACAGGCAACAGCAGTAGGAGGTATTTTCGGTTATTCGCATACTGCCGGTGGCTACAATGGCGGACAGGCAGAGTATGTTCGTGTACCGTATGCCAATGTTGGGCCAACCATCATTCCGGAAGGTATGGACCTTGATGATGCGGTATTGCTGACAGACGTGGTACCAACAGGTTACCAGGCAGCCGAAATGGGTGGTATACAGCCCGGAGATACGGTAATGGTATTCGGAGCTGGCCCGGTAGGTATTATGGCTGCCAAATGCTCCTGGCTGTTTGGTGCTGGCCGTGTAATTATTATCGATGAGATTGATTACCGCCTAGAGTTTGCCAGGAACTATGCTCAGTGCGAAGCTTACAATTATAAAGAGATAGGGGACCTGGCTGTGTTTGCCAAGAAAACCACAGACTCATTAGGGGCTGACGTATGTATCGATGCCGTAGGTGCGGAAGCAACCGGAAACGCAATGCAAACTATAACCGGCAGAAAGTTGCTGCTGCAGGCAGGCTCGGCTACAGCGTTACATTGGGCCATTAACTGTGTTAAAAAGGGTGGTATTGTTTCGATAGTTGGTGTTTACGGACCTACTGATAACCTGGTGCCAATTGGTAATGTGGTAAATAAAGGTATAACCATACGCGCAAACCAGGCATCGGTAAAACGCCTGCTTCCTAGGCTTATTGATCACGTAATGAACGGTGTTATTAATCCGAAAGAGCTTATCACACATCGCATTCCGCTGGAAGAAGTAGCCGATGGCTATCGCTTGTTCTCTGCCAAGCTGGATAATTGTATCAAACCGGTTCTTATTCCGCCATCAGCCAGAATTTAA
- a CDS encoding DUF6717 family protein produces the protein MLLLLSVILAVTLMPGSQKAPSDKAIFTFYKEPHGTWYIDLPDYPGPKGDLAMVAGADDMLDYLARGEKRVKVEMSEAPFNGALEMVRVKKDEPGSGAYYKPVNHHIQSVWLCDVTLYALGKFPEKIYFRAVE, from the coding sequence ATGTTACTATTACTATCTGTTATACTTGCTGTTACACTAATGCCGGGATCGCAAAAAGCGCCTTCTGACAAAGCTATATTTACTTTTTACAAAGAACCCCACGGTACCTGGTATATCGATCTGCCGGATTACCCTGGACCTAAAGGCGACCTGGCTATGGTAGCCGGAGCCGACGATATGCTGGATTACCTGGCAAGAGGGGAGAAACGTGTTAAAGTAGAGATGAGTGAGGCACCTTTTAACGGAGCCCTTGAAATGGTACGGGTGAAAAAGGATGAACCGGGAAGCGGGGCCTACTATAAACCGGTAAACCATCACATCCAGTCTGTATGGCTCTGCGATGTTACTCTTTATGCGTTAGGTAAGTTTCCGGAGAAAATATACTTCCGGGCGGTGGAGTAG